ctagtgcatttcttttttatgaagTTTGGGTCGACTTCTGAGTGCCGGCACGTCAGGATGACGTAATGGATGTCAAACCATTTGCCCTTTTTGTGTCATAGGGGGGGGTAGCAAAAGTTCTGGAAGCTTACCCAGTTCAGCTTTTGGATTCTCTATATTACAACGCGATCAGTCATTAGTGATAGGAAGTTAACAATGCCTGAACAGACGCAGCCAAATTTATTCGCGTCACGGGGAACTTTTTGAGCGAGCCTCGTGGTGCGTTGGCCTCCCGCCTTTCGACTTGCGCTCATTCGGGCTTGAAAGGTCTTCCCTTCGTGATGGATTTACTATAGTAGAAGTTATTTAATAATAGAGCTGAAATCAATGTTCTTCTCTTGTGCCCCTTTAGCACTTATCGTGTCACCCAAGTGCACTCGATTAAGGTGGAAGGCTTAAAGTGTGGGAGTGTGATTTCTATTCTTGAATCTTAACTGTCCAGGCTCACTGCCGAACACCAGTAACTACTTTCTGACGCACCGTCTTGCTGCCCAGTGTTATTTCCATCATTTGGCCGTCACGCGTCTCAACTTCGGCATTGAATCAGAGCTGCGGAGTGACATAAGAAAGACATTAATCACGTATGGTAATACCGCGCCTAAATGACACCGAACCGGATGCGAAGATTGAAAGTAATTCAATATGTTCTTGACTGGCGTCACTAGCACCGTGAACTGACCGCCATTTATACGCTTGTTTTTTCGGGGCTATTCAGTGCGGTCATCGGGACTGGACGGCTTGCGAAGCTTGCACTTATAGAAACTTAGGTCAGTTTGCGATCAAGGATCGATCCTGGACACTAGTACAAAGCAAGGACAGGTGCGCAAGGCACAACTTAAACAATCATTGATGCCCCCCTCCCCCGCTACTGAGTGAAGTATGGCCATCACACGAGTTGTCCGTCCGTTTCAACGAGCGCGTAAGAGGGCGGACGTCGATAAATGTCTCACTTCCTAGTCAGTGTTGTGCTTGCGTGCGTTTGTTTCGTCTAGACATGCTAGTGTTGAGTGTCGAAGTTGCCTGCGCATAGTTGGAGTCTACACTTTCTTGttacgaaaggaaaaaaaaattgtcgctaATTTTGTATAACCGAAACCTACACAGATTTATCGTTAGGGGGCTCTTGGGAAAACAAGAAATTGCTGTCCAAGAAAGTGTTGACGTCGTTCAACTGTGACATTTCCTGCGAAGACACATTTTCACACCAATCGCttttttaaataaattatttTGGCGGATGTAAGACcaaatattatttttttcagaCTGTTATCAATCTTGGGAATTTTCGAAGAACTGATTGTTGATATTATCACTGATTCTTGAAGGCTCCGTGTTCGAAATGCAGGTGTTTCATGCAGGTCTTCGAACCTGCATGAACAAGCCAGCTTCATCCAAGCTTAACTGCTTcattggtttgtttgttttttcttccttttccctgGCGCAGTTCCACACGGGCGAATACGAGCTGAACGGGGCCTCCCTCACGCTGGACATCGTGGACACGAGCGGCAGCTACCCGTTCCCGGCCATGAGGCGGCTGGCCATCACCACGGCCGACGCGTTCGTGCTCGTCTACGCCATCGACGACCCGGAGTCGTTCGAAGAGGCGCGCCGCATCCACGACCAGATCGTCGAGCTGCGGTCTGCCAAGGCGCCCGTGGTCGTCGTCGGCAACAAGTGCGACCTGCCCGCCGCGATGCGCCGCGTCAGGCGAGAGGTGGCCGAGACCATCATCTCCATCGACTGGGAGCACGGCTTCGTCGAGTCCTCGGCCAAGGAGAACATCAACGTTTTGGGCATCTTCAAGGAACTCCTGGTCCAGGCCAAGATCCCCTATGACCTGAACCCGGCCGCCGTGAACAAGAGGCGTCGCTCTCTGCCGGTCTACCCGACCAGCCCGACCATCAAGGACAAGACGCTGCTCAAGAGGAACAGCTGCGCGGTGTCATAGCTGCGTGGAGGTCGTCGCTAGTGTTTCTCTACGTGAACTCATCTTCTGGACTGGCGCTTGAGTGCAGTGACTGTGACATTTCGCTGCTGGTGCAGTGCTTCGAAACTGTACGTAGATTCGCAGTGAAGCGAAGCATCCGCATCTGTGTCATCAAGGGGAACGCTTTGCCCAGGATGAATGCCGACGAACTGCCGTCCGGCTTCATGAGACTCCGAGGCCGCCAAAACGACGTCATAGCAAAGCCTTGAACAATTCAGCAAACCGTGGGTCGCACAAGAGGCAGGAACTGCCGCACCCCCGTGCAATACAGTAGTCGACCAATGACGGTCGGCGCAGCGACGTGAACATTCAACTCATAAGGACGTCGtcggttcgaatccgcagcctaTGGAAAGCCAAAGGGAATAAACACTCGCTTCCTGAATACTGGCGGCTCTGCATCACCAAGATGGCTGCGTCATGCAGTTGATTAGAGCCGTAAAGTTCCATATATGTCTCTGATTCGGCGCTGTGATCTGGAGCAAGCTCGGATCCTGGACTCATGTTTCCCCGACGATAAGACTAACATTAACTACGGAGTTCGAGTAACTCGTTGTCTTAGTCTATGCCATCTACAAGGTCTGACCACGTTTATTGTTTGAGCATGGCGATTCAGCAGGTAATCACCTACGTGTACTTTATTCCGAGCAGTTTCATTGTGACGCACTTTCACTCGAGAAAGCCGGTGTTACAAGTTTCTTGTGATCGCAACCTAAGAAGCTCAGCGTAAGCGAAGAACAAGCACCCTACCGCCAGTGTGACGTAGCAGATAGAGCGATGACTGCGACACAACCCTGACCTGCGATCCAACAGTGCTGTTCACGAACGCTAACAGTTCCTGTGTATCGCAATGCCCTCTCGTGTCAGGAACATCCTAACCCAGAGGACCGTCGCACTGTGCCTGTGCTCAAGATGATGAATTGTGCAATTGTTAATGAGAACGAGAACAGACGCGAGACCACAGTCTGGTCAGCGTCTGGTTCCTACTAGCACTGTTGCATCGTGTCTTTCGGTATTTGCACGTAGCTTATTCCGTCGGAACACCTGAATTTCCACTCAGGCGTCGTCTTTCGCAGGCATAATAAAGTTTGCCAGTGCGGGTAAGGAATGGAACATCGTATTCCTAGTGGATGTCTGATGGCGCAGCACGGACCAGCCTTCAGATTATTCTCGACGCCGCAGCTAATTATGCATGATATGCCCGAAAGTGAGACAGCGTGGTACTAATTGTAGACTCTGGGAGGCCAATACGACGTAGCACTTTTAATGCAGAGTCAGTCTACTGCTTTAATAGACGGCTTTTTTGAGCACACAGGCTGAACCAAACTCAGCAGCCACGAGAGCAGCGTAGGGACATTGGCTCCGGTACGAACATTCAGGCACGCGTGTTAGTTTGGGAATTTGGTACCAACGGTATGTCCGGAAACGGACAACTATATGCCGTAAACCGCGAAACTTTTTGTCCTTTCACAAGTGTAGATTAGCATTCAACACTGCCTAACCACATCTgcgcaattcctttttttttttttcgttgttaacACCTATGTGCTTGCCCAAGCTAGTTACACCCTTTAATCAATGCCAACAACACAATCTGCCATCTAGCAAACGCACCATTTATTATCCTTATCCCCATATTGAAGTAGAATGTAATGATGTACTACGCACTTTTCTAACCACGTCTGTCATTACGCTTTCTTTCTGCTTAGCATAAATGGCGCCCGGAGGCACATTTCTCAGCGTCAGAAGGCGTTCTTATCCGTATAACCACCGCATTTCTGAAATATCTGCATGACCAATACCGAAAGAACGAGCCTTACCCAATAACTAACGTTGGTATTTTTTTTCTACCATGGCCTTCTAGCGCATTCTTGTGCTGTATACGCACCGGCTTCATTTTTGTGTCCGAGTTATTTCT
Above is a genomic segment from Dermacentor andersoni chromosome 8, qqDerAnde1_hic_scaffold, whole genome shotgun sequence containing:
- the LOC126529238 gene encoding GTP-binding protein Rhes-like, with protein sequence MPSTGQVPSLSALQPPHEDAHNHHHHHHPAKDQYRVVVLGAARVGKTAIVHQFLYDEFPVDYFATVEEFHTGEYELNGASLTLDIVDTSGSYPFPAMRRLAITTADAFVLVYAIDDPESFEEARRIHDQIVELRSAKAPVVVVGNKCDLPAAMRRVRREVAETIISIDWEHGFVESSAKENINVLGIFKELLVQAKIPYDLNPAAVNKRRRSLPVYPTSPTIKDKTLLKRNSCAVS